One Amaranthus tricolor cultivar Red isolate AtriRed21 chromosome 10, ASM2621246v1, whole genome shotgun sequence genomic window carries:
- the LOC130825233 gene encoding protein tesmin/TSO1-like CXC 2, which translates to MLYFIQCNSAMNTPKKNQIQRTLSELQESPFFKYANTSLSPLSIVKKTPTIYDTLNFNSASPPSVFTLPNKTLLKRHQHPDVAKPVNRIIDGNPNFAATENIQSVSVQPRIEVSSGNVNCVKPLEKSSECAKLNSQVLNNENEKASCDGLLIIDSLCNVTTKASLQISQEAYELSSRCLDVSSNQGQTYDMQNPFNVNDMNQTDETSANLDYFLVNELLSYDSNEITPNEIYNIHGGMQRQCLTFEMPRTKKSTKSVVFSSSFSSTMQNPLINSSGLFSLSNEELNSDSPKTKRKKIETTGEGIACNRCKCKKSKCLKLYCDCFAAGVYCAEPCSCLDCFNKPIYEETVYAARKQIESRNSQAFTPKVIKTTNSSQEVGLKNSAQTPASARHKRGCNCRKSNCLKKYCECYQAGVGCSINCRCEGCKNAFGRKDVEIEKSQASHESITNTSSKIHEFHDDDCQNFVFVMPMTPSRLHRRSIPQATSSKGKPPRSSCLRTMSSSFGMPPVENVSDEIPKILQNNNLLSRNSTSSPNSKRISSSNYGNIHRQSVESRSSRKHILQSIPSFPSLSPPR; encoded by the exons ATGCTATACTTTATTCAATGTAATTCAGCCATGAATACACCTAAGAAGAATCAAATCCAAAGAACCCTCTCTGAATTGCAG GAATCTCCTTTTTTTAAATACGCTAACACCAGTTTATCGCCTCTTTCGATTGTGAAGAAGACTCCTACAATATATGACACACTAAATTTTAATTCAGCTTCACCTCCATCTGTTTTCACTTTACCTAATAAAACCCTCTTAAAAAG GCATCAACATCCAGACGTAGCAAAACCTGTAAATCGTATAATTGACGGAAACCCTAATTTCGCGGCTACAGAGAACATCCAGTCTGTTAGTGTACAACCCAGAATTGAAGTATCTTCTGGCAATGTAAATTGTGTCAAACCACTCGAAAAATCCTCTGAATGTGCAAAGTTAAATTCTCAAGTGTTAAACAATGAAAACGAAAAGGCATCATGTGACGgtctattaattattgattCACTTTGTAACGTAACAACAAAAGCTTCCTTGCAAATATCACAAGAAGCATACGAGCTTTCATCTCGTTGTTTGGACGTTTCATCCAACCAAGGCCAAACATATGATATGCAAAATCCATTCAATGTCAATGATATGAATCAAACAGACGAGACATCAGCAAATTTGGATTATTTCTTAGTAAATGAGTTATTATCTTACGATTCTAATGAAATAACCCCAAATGAG ATTTACAACATACATGGGGGAATGCAAAGGCAGTGTCTAACCTTTGAGATGCCAAGAACCAAGAAGAGTACAAAAAGTGTTGTTTTTTCTAGTTCTTTTTCTTCTACTATGCAAAACCCTCTTATAAATTCATCAGGATTATTCTCTTTAAGTAATGAGGAGTTAAATTCTGATAGTCCGAAAACAAAGAG GAAAAAGATTGAAACTACTGGAGAAGGCATTGCATGTAACCGTTGCAAGTGTAAAAAATCCAAGTGTTTGAAACT CTACTGTGATTGCTTCGCTGCTGGTGTTTACTGTGCTGAGCCATGTTCCTGTCTAGATTGTTTTAACAAGCCAATTTATGAGGAAACTGTTTACGCAGCTCGTAAACAGATTGAATCTCGTAACTCACAAGCATTTACCCCTAAAGTGATCAAAACCACAAATTCAAGTCAAGAAGTTGGG CTGAAAAATTCAGCCCAAACTCCTGCTTCAGCACGTCATAAGCGAGGATGCAATTGCAGGAAAtcaaattgtttaaaaaaatattgtgaaTGTTATCAG GCTGGTGTCGGATGCTCCATTAACTGCAGATGTGAGGGCTGTAAAAATGCATTTGGCCGAAAAGATG TTGAAATAGAAAAGTCACAAGCCTCTCATGAATCTATAACGAATACGAGTTCAAAGATACATGAATTCCACGATGATGATTGCCaaaattttgtatttgttatgcCTATGACACCATCAAGGCTTCACAG GCGATCAATTCCACAAGCAACTTCCTCGAAAGGGAAACCACCAAGATCATCGTGTCTTAGGACAATGAGCTCGTCCTTTGGTATGCCCCCGGTTGAAAATGTGTCGGATGAAATTCCAAAAATTTTGCAAAACAATAATCTTCTAAGCAGAAATTCGACTTCGTCTCCAAATAGTAAAAGAATATCTTCTTCAAACTATGGAAATATTCATAGACAATCAGTTGAATCCCGTAGCAGTCGAAAACACATCTTGCAATCTATTCCATCATTTCCTTCACTTAGTCCTCCACGATGA
- the LOC130825234 gene encoding 40S ribosomal protein S2-4-like produces MAERGGDRGGFGRGFGSRGGRGGDRGRGRRRGGRREEEEKWVPVTKLGRLVKEKKITSLEQIYLHSLPIKEHQIIDELTGSLKDEVMKIMPVQKQTRAGQRTRFKAFVVVGDGNGHVGLGVKCSKEVATAIRGAIILAKLSVIPVRRGFWGNKIGKPHTVPCKVTGKCGSVTVRMVPAPRGAGIVAARVPKKVLQFAGIEDVFTSSRGSTKTLGNFVKATFDCLMKTYGFLTPDLWKETRFTKSPFQEHTDFLSKPIGKLTLIEDIERVEA; encoded by the exons ATGGCGGAAAGAGGCGGCGATCGTGGAGGATTTGGTCGTGGATTCGGTTCACGTGGAGGTCGCGGTGGTGACCGTGGAAGAGGTCGCCGACGGGGAGGAAGAAGAGAGGAAGAAGAGAAATGGGTACCAGTCACAAAACTGGGTCGTCTTgtaaaggaaaagaaaattaCGTCTCTTGAGCAAATCTATCTTCATTCGCTTCCTATCAAAGAACATCAGATCATTGATGAATTAACTGGAAGTCTTAAAGACGAAGTTATGAAGATTATGCCCGTGCAGAAACAAACCCGGGCTGGACAAAGGACCCGATTCAAGGCCTTTGTTGTTGTGGGAGATGGAAATGGTCATGTCGGTTTAGGTGTAAAGTGTTCTAAAGAAGTTGCAACCGCTATTCGTGGAGCTATTATACTGGCTAAATTGAGTGTAATTCCCGTAAGGAGAGGTTTCTGGGGAAACAAGATTGGGAAACCCCATACTGTGCCTTGTAAGGTTACTGGGAAATGTGGATCAGTCACTGTTAGAATGGTTCCTGCTCCTCGTGGTGCTGGTATTGTTGCTGCTAGGGTTCCTAAAAAGGTTCTTCAATTTGCTGGGATTGAAGATGTTTTCACTTCTTCTCGCGGGTCTACCAAGACTCTTGGTAACTTTGTCAAG GCAActtttgattgtttgatgaaGACCTATGGATTCTTGACTCCTGATCTGTGGAAGGAGACTCGCTTTACCAAATCTCCGTTCCAAGAGCATACTGATTTCCTTTCAAAGCCAATCGGTAAACTCACTTTGATCGAGGATATTGAGAGGGTTGAAGCCTAG
- the LOC130825236 gene encoding serine/threonine-protein kinase STY13-like: MDAKVSEKTESFLGTKKFDEENCELMSKLKGKGSISSKEVMIRADQIDLKSLDIQLEQKLNRVWCKALETERPKEEWEIDLSKLELKHTIAHGTYGSVYRGTYDDQDVAVKLLDWGEDGMATAKDSASLRAAFQHEVVVWQNLDHPNVTKFVGASMGTSNLKIPVKASSNAPRALSSRVCCVVVEYIPGGTLKQFLIRNRRKKLAFKVVIQLALDLARGLSYLHSKKIVHRDVKTENMLLDTERTVKIADFGVARVEAQNPSDMTGATGTYGYMAPEVLEGQPYNHKCDVYSYGICLWETYCCAMPYAELSFSEVSSAVVARNLRPHIPKCCPNSLANIMKRCWDADPEKRPEMDEVVSMLEAIDTSKGGGMIPDDQAPRCFCFGRARGP; this comes from the exons ATGGATGCAAAAGTAAGTGAGAAAACGGAAAGTTTTCTGGGGACAAAGAAATTTGATGAGGAAAATTGTGaattaatgtcaaaattgaagGGTAAAGGGAGTATTAGCAGCAAAGAAGTGATGATTAGAGCTGATCAAATTGATCTAAAAAGCCTTGATATTCAGCTGGAACAAAAGCTAAATCGGGTTTGGTGTAAGGCATTGGAGACTGAAAGGCCAAAGGAAGAGTGGGAGATTGATTTGTCTAAGCTGGAACTTAAGCATACTATTGCCCATGGAACTTATGGCTCTGTTTACCGAGGAACCTATGATGATCAAGATGTTGCAG tgAAGCTTTTGGATTGGGGAGAAGATGGCATGGCTACCGCTAAAGATTCTGCTTCATTGCGAGCGGCCTTTCAGCATGAAGTTGTTGTTTGGCAAAACCTTGACCATCCAAATGTTACTAAA TTTGTTGGGGCCTCCATGGGAACATCTAATCTCAAAATACCTGTAAAAGCCTCCTCAAATGCTCCCCGGGCACTTTCATCCCGGGTATGCTGTGTTGTTGTTGAGTATATTCCTGGGGGAACTCTTAAGCAGTTCTTGATAAGAAATAGGCGGAAAAAGCTTGCTTTCAAGGTTGTGATTCAGCTTGCTTTAGATCTTGCTAGAGG CCTAAGCTATCTACATTCAAAGAAGATTGTCCATCGTGATGTCAAAACTGAAAATATGCTACTCGATACTGAAAGGACTGTGAAAATTGCCGACTTTGGTGTTGCTCGGGTGGAAGCTCAAAATCCAAGTGACATGACTGGTGCTACGGGTACTTACGGTTACATGGCACCAGAG GTACTTGAAGGACAGCCTTACAATCATAAATGTGATGTCTACAGTTATGGTATATGCTTATGGGAAACTTACTGTTGTGCTATGCCTTATGCTGAGCTTAGCTTTAGTGAAGTTTCATCCGCTGTTGTTGCACGG AATTTACGCCCACATATTCCAAAATGTTGCCCCAACTCCTTGGCAAACATAATGAAAAGATGTTGGGATGCAGACCCAGAGAAACGCCCCGAAATGGATGAGGTTGTGTCTATGCTTGAAGCTATCGACACCAGCAAAGGTGGAGGGATGATACCAGATGATCAAGCTCCTCGCTGTTTTTGCTTTGGCCGTGCTCGGGGTCCATAA
- the LOC130825235 gene encoding type IV inositol polyphosphate 5-phosphatase 7-like isoform X1, with protein MRDGKPKKSKVFFSFFPTIFCNFEVSFFGYYVIIVLKLINISVGMKLSWSKSLIRKWFNIKSKCDQYRADDLAYGGGEVEWRSSFSEREPSNIKKSKTEKFNINSDRIRCGREYLEHPRIIDVQNHSVFVATWNVGGKSPPSNMNLNDWLHASPAADIYVLGFQEIVPLNPSNILGAEDNGPAKKWVSLIRKTLNNRPGIYGSSGNHTPSPVPNPIVEINADFEGSSRQRAASFLPRRSFQATGSWKTDNDPATSQPRLERRYSVCDRAIFGHRPSNYRVSDYRASDFRASDYRASDHRRSDSRPSDYRPSDFRPSDYRPSDFSRWGSSDDDYGQGDSPSTVLFSPTSCSGSTQSDICYRQPKQSRYCLVVSKQMVGIFLTVWVRKDLREHVSNVKVSCIGRGLMGYLGNKGSIAVSMLLHQTSFCFVCSHLTSGQKEGDELRRNADVMEILKKTRFPRVGSVPDEKSPETIVEHDRVIWLGDLNYRLTLPYRSVRSLVEMRNWKALLERDQLRIEQRRGRVFAGWKEGNIYFPPTYKYSHNSDRYAGDDLHPNEKRRTPAWCDRIMWYGNGLHQLSYHRAESRFSDHRPVYSIFWAEVESIPARLRRSMSCSTSQIEVADLLPYSHGYTELCFF; from the exons ATGAGAGATGGAAAACCCAAGAAAAGCAAggtttttttctccttttttccTACAATTTTTTGCAATTTTGAGGTTAGTTTTTTTGGatattatgttattattgtgttgaaattgattAATATTTCTGTGGGGATGAAGCTTTCATGGTCGAAATCTCTGATAAGGAAATGGTTCAATATCAAAAGTAAGTGTGACCAATATCGAGCAGATGATCTTGCTTATGGAG GAGGTGAAGTTGAGTGGAGAAGCAGCTTCTCAGAAAGGGAGCCAAGTAATATCAAGAAAAGTAAAACAG AGAAATTCAACATCAACTCAGATCGAATTCGATGTGGCAGAGAATATCTTGAGCATCCAAGGATTATAGATGTCCAAAATCATAG TGTATTTGTAGCAACATGGAATGTTGGTGGGAAATCTCCACCAAGTAATATGAACTTGAATGATTGGCTTCATGCTTCTCCTGCTGCTGATATATATGTTCTTGG ATTTCAGGAAATTGTACCTTTAAATCCAAGCAATATATTAGGAGCTGAAGATAATGGTCCCGCCAAGAAATGGGTCTCCCTAATaagaaaaacattaaataatCGTCCTGGAATATATGGAAGCAGTGGTAACCATACACCCTCCCCTGTTCCTAatccaattgtagaaataaatGCAGATTTTGAAGGGTCCAGCAGACAGCGAGCTGCATCTTTCCTTCCTCGCCGATCATTTCAAGCCACGGGTAGTTGGAAGACAGACAACGACCCCGCCACATCACAGCCTCGCCTTGAGAGACGTTACAGTGTTTGTGACCGAGCCATTTTTGGTCACAGGCCTAGCAATTATAGGGTGAGTGATTACCGGGCAAGTGATTTCAGGGCGAGCGATTATAGGGCAAGTGATCATAGGAGAAGTGATTCTAGGCCTAGTGATTATAGACCAAGTGACTTCAGGCCAAGTGATTATAGGCCAAGTGATTTCTCTAGATGGGGTTCATCCGATGATGATTATGGTCAGGGTGATTCGCCAAGCACAGTACTCTTCTCACCTACGTCCTGTAGCGGATCCACTCAAAGTGACATTTGCTACAGACAGCCTAAGCAATCAAGATACTGCTTGGTTGTAAGCAAGCAAATGGTGGGGATATTTCTCACAGTTTGGGTCAGGAAAGATTTGAGAGAGCATGTAAGCAATGTGAAAGTCTCTTGTATTGGCCGAGGATTAATGGGTTACCTTGGAAATAAG GGCTCAATAGCGGTCAGTATGTTATTGCACCAGACCAGCTTCTGCTTTGTCTGTAGCCATTTAACCTCAGGACAGAAAGAAGGGGATGAGCTGCGCCGAAATGCTGATGTGATGGAAATCCTCAAGAAGACAAGGTTTCCGCGTGTTGGTAGTGTTCCCGATGAGAAGTCTCCTGAAACTATTGTTGAGCATGA TCGAGTCATTTGGCTTGGGGATCTGAATTATCGCTTAACTCTTCCTTATCGGTCAGTTAGATCACTTGTTGAGATGCGAAATTGGAAAGCTTTGTTGGAAAGGGACCAG cTTCGCATTGAACAGAGAAGAGGCCGTGTCTTTGCAGGTTGGAAAGAAGGAAATATATATTTCCCACCCACGTACAAGTATTCTCACAACTCTGATAGATATGCAGGGGATGATCTGCATCCAAATGAGAAAAGACGGACACCAGCCTG GTGTGACCGAATTATGTGGTATGGAAACGGGCTCCACCAATTATCTTATCACCGAGCTGAGTCAAGATTCTCTGATCATAGGCCAGTTTACAGTATATTTTGGGCGGAGGTGGAATCCATCCCGGCCAGATTGAGAAGAAGCATGAGCTGCTCTACCTCCCAGATTGAAGTTGCTGATCTCTTGCCTTATTCACATGGATACACTGAACTTTGCTTTTTTTAA
- the LOC130825235 gene encoding type IV inositol polyphosphate 5-phosphatase 7-like isoform X2 has translation MRDGKPKKSKLSWSKSLIRKWFNIKSKCDQYRADDLAYGGGEVEWRSSFSEREPSNIKKSKTEKFNINSDRIRCGREYLEHPRIIDVQNHSVFVATWNVGGKSPPSNMNLNDWLHASPAADIYVLGFQEIVPLNPSNILGAEDNGPAKKWVSLIRKTLNNRPGIYGSSGNHTPSPVPNPIVEINADFEGSSRQRAASFLPRRSFQATGSWKTDNDPATSQPRLERRYSVCDRAIFGHRPSNYRVSDYRASDFRASDYRASDHRRSDSRPSDYRPSDFRPSDYRPSDFSRWGSSDDDYGQGDSPSTVLFSPTSCSGSTQSDICYRQPKQSRYCLVVSKQMVGIFLTVWVRKDLREHVSNVKVSCIGRGLMGYLGNKGSIAVSMLLHQTSFCFVCSHLTSGQKEGDELRRNADVMEILKKTRFPRVGSVPDEKSPETIVEHDRVIWLGDLNYRLTLPYRSVRSLVEMRNWKALLERDQLRIEQRRGRVFAGWKEGNIYFPPTYKYSHNSDRYAGDDLHPNEKRRTPAWCDRIMWYGNGLHQLSYHRAESRFSDHRPVYSIFWAEVESIPARLRRSMSCSTSQIEVADLLPYSHGYTELCFF, from the exons ATGAGAGATGGAAAACCCAAGAAAAGCAAg CTTTCATGGTCGAAATCTCTGATAAGGAAATGGTTCAATATCAAAAGTAAGTGTGACCAATATCGAGCAGATGATCTTGCTTATGGAG GAGGTGAAGTTGAGTGGAGAAGCAGCTTCTCAGAAAGGGAGCCAAGTAATATCAAGAAAAGTAAAACAG AGAAATTCAACATCAACTCAGATCGAATTCGATGTGGCAGAGAATATCTTGAGCATCCAAGGATTATAGATGTCCAAAATCATAG TGTATTTGTAGCAACATGGAATGTTGGTGGGAAATCTCCACCAAGTAATATGAACTTGAATGATTGGCTTCATGCTTCTCCTGCTGCTGATATATATGTTCTTGG ATTTCAGGAAATTGTACCTTTAAATCCAAGCAATATATTAGGAGCTGAAGATAATGGTCCCGCCAAGAAATGGGTCTCCCTAATaagaaaaacattaaataatCGTCCTGGAATATATGGAAGCAGTGGTAACCATACACCCTCCCCTGTTCCTAatccaattgtagaaataaatGCAGATTTTGAAGGGTCCAGCAGACAGCGAGCTGCATCTTTCCTTCCTCGCCGATCATTTCAAGCCACGGGTAGTTGGAAGACAGACAACGACCCCGCCACATCACAGCCTCGCCTTGAGAGACGTTACAGTGTTTGTGACCGAGCCATTTTTGGTCACAGGCCTAGCAATTATAGGGTGAGTGATTACCGGGCAAGTGATTTCAGGGCGAGCGATTATAGGGCAAGTGATCATAGGAGAAGTGATTCTAGGCCTAGTGATTATAGACCAAGTGACTTCAGGCCAAGTGATTATAGGCCAAGTGATTTCTCTAGATGGGGTTCATCCGATGATGATTATGGTCAGGGTGATTCGCCAAGCACAGTACTCTTCTCACCTACGTCCTGTAGCGGATCCACTCAAAGTGACATTTGCTACAGACAGCCTAAGCAATCAAGATACTGCTTGGTTGTAAGCAAGCAAATGGTGGGGATATTTCTCACAGTTTGGGTCAGGAAAGATTTGAGAGAGCATGTAAGCAATGTGAAAGTCTCTTGTATTGGCCGAGGATTAATGGGTTACCTTGGAAATAAG GGCTCAATAGCGGTCAGTATGTTATTGCACCAGACCAGCTTCTGCTTTGTCTGTAGCCATTTAACCTCAGGACAGAAAGAAGGGGATGAGCTGCGCCGAAATGCTGATGTGATGGAAATCCTCAAGAAGACAAGGTTTCCGCGTGTTGGTAGTGTTCCCGATGAGAAGTCTCCTGAAACTATTGTTGAGCATGA TCGAGTCATTTGGCTTGGGGATCTGAATTATCGCTTAACTCTTCCTTATCGGTCAGTTAGATCACTTGTTGAGATGCGAAATTGGAAAGCTTTGTTGGAAAGGGACCAG cTTCGCATTGAACAGAGAAGAGGCCGTGTCTTTGCAGGTTGGAAAGAAGGAAATATATATTTCCCACCCACGTACAAGTATTCTCACAACTCTGATAGATATGCAGGGGATGATCTGCATCCAAATGAGAAAAGACGGACACCAGCCTG GTGTGACCGAATTATGTGGTATGGAAACGGGCTCCACCAATTATCTTATCACCGAGCTGAGTCAAGATTCTCTGATCATAGGCCAGTTTACAGTATATTTTGGGCGGAGGTGGAATCCATCCCGGCCAGATTGAGAAGAAGCATGAGCTGCTCTACCTCCCAGATTGAAGTTGCTGATCTCTTGCCTTATTCACATGGATACACTGAACTTTGCTTTTTTTAA